The DNA region TAAAGTCAGAAAACTGAAACAATCTAATGCAATTTGAAGTGCATGTGAGTGATAGATGTACAACTATAAAAATAATGCAATTATGAACTATTAACACTTAACATATTATTACATATTATAACTATTTCTTACCTCTTTCTAACTGGAAAATTAGAATTTTCTTCACACTTCCAGTAAATGCTTCAGGAAGAGAAGGGAAAAGCTTCATTGTCCAGAAACATAAGGACAAACTGACTCAATTAGGCTAATTTATTCTGATATTTATGTTGCATGCAACTGGATAAACAGCAAAATAGTCAATCTTACTTCCCATTTGTTTTCAAATTGTTTTGAGAAAATGCCTTTTAACTATACCTGAAAAAACAAAAATTGTGGTTCAATACTGTTCTACTGCAAACACATCAGTCCCAGAAGAATTAATAGATGGCCCACCTTGAAAAGGAAATCAGAGATAGCtctaataaaataaattaaatccaaAAAAATTACGTAAATATAGTCTTATTTTCCCAAACACCCTCATCAAGGCACACAAGAAGGATGTTTTCTGAGTCATTAACTGAGTAAACACACTGGTTTTTGACAGAAGGTATTTCACTTTCTCTCTATGCAACTTGGTGCCTGAAATCTCTACTCAGCCCGTCACACAGCTTCTGGAAGAGTGGCAGTTTTTCCTGTCAGGGCAGAAACAACTGGCTTTGCCTTGACTTGGTTGGAGGTTAACAGAATAAAATACAAACAGATTTTATGTAGTCAGAGATGAGCACTGGAGGACAAAAAGAAAGCTTCTTGGAGGAATATTTAAGCAGACCTGTAACTCCTACTGAACAGTTTTTCAAAAAGGGTTTTCAAAAGCATTGGCTGTAGCATCTTCAAAGCAATAAAACCCTACACCAGGAATAACTCATATTTGTTCTTCAGATGTAAAAAATAATAATCTATATTTTGCTCATGTAATCTACACTGAGATTACTGCACCTACTTGTGTGTCTGCCTTACTCTCACCTGTTACTGTGTTGGGAAACACACTAGAGTTAGCAaagacagccctgcctgcagcaggactgaggacACCAAGCACCTCTCCACCACAGGATCACACACAGCATCAGCACCCTATGAATCAGACAAAAAATTCCTAACATTAAAAAAAGGCATTTGGCATTTTCCCAAAGGGATACTCAGAAGCAACACAGTTTAAGTCTGCAAAGTTCCTGAAGGATTACTGTGCCTCCAGAGAAACAAACCAGATTTTAAGCCCTGCCTAACCTCTTGTCAAGCTGCAGACATTTACTTTGTTTGCAATACAGAACTTTAATTTATAACCTGCTAGAGACCAAAAACCAGAATTTTGGCCCAAGATTTGCTGGCACAGTTAACACAAACTACAATTTATGTGAAGTTGTGAAGTGTGGATTGGCCAGCTGAAGCATGAATGGAGTCAAACTCTCCTCCAGTATTATGGGTGTGCTTTGGCAAGACCCAAAGaggctgctgggagcagggagagaaggTACCACAGACACTGCAAATGGCAATATCCAGTGGAAAAGGTGACCAAGCTAAATAGAGAAACAGCCATGGGCTACAAACCTGCAAATCCTGACCTCCATTTGCTTCCACTCTGAGAAATGCTCTATAGACTTCTCTTGGATGAAAATCAGGTTTTTGGTAATTTCTCCAACCAATTGAGGCAAAGTCTCCACAGCACAACCGCAGCCCCCACCGGTGGCAGAGTCACCACGAGGGGCCGTGGACACCTCACCTGCGCTGCCTCTGGGGCTCCACGCTGAACTtcatcctcctgctgcaggaaaCATTCACCACATCTCACCTCACCTGCTACTCTGAGCTGCAAAAAAGAAttaggcttctttttttttttttttttttttttttaagaacccAAATAGACACTCAAGTGGCCTTTAGGTGAAAACTAGAATAACTCTGGAGAATGATATTACCTCAGTGAAGTAAAGCACATCTTTGTCTCAGAAAGCAGGTTTGGAGGCAGAGTGGCAGGAAGGTCATCCTCATAAATTGTGGAACCCTGACACAAGAAGTGATCTCTCCTGCCTTCAGAAAGGAGTTTCTCAAGATCAGCAAACTTTCTTCTCATGTAAGCATCCTCTACTGGCAGGGGTGAAATATACTTTGTATCTTTGTGCAGTTACGCAGTCTTAAATACAAATACTATTATTTCATGGATTCAAAACCACAATGTTTTGAAGCCCAGGACCCTTCTCTCCACCATCTCCACCAATTTTTTGATACACCACCTACAGTGGTAAGGCCCTAGACTTACCTGAAAGTGCCAAATACACTAAGTTAGGAGAGAGTGCAAAGAAAAATGCACACCCTAATTTGTCTTCATTTATATGCTCTGGCATAAGGTACAAGCTGTGCTTTAGAAACTCAAACACACAAGAGTTTATGAGCAGGTCAGTCCCTGTGGCCTGCATTCCTTTAACTAAGATTGTCTTTCCTATACAGATGAAACCATGTATAAACCATGCCAATTTTAGtagttttcataatttttttcttcacaaGAAGCCTAATCTGACAAGACGTGGAATATGAGGTGCTGGATATTAGCTTAAATAGttccagtatttttttttaattctctgtgTAGAAAGGACTGTTAACACCAACCTGAGCAGGAACTTGTCTGTGGCACAGGGCAATGTAGTAACACATAGACCACCTTGGAATGAGCCTGCCCTAGACACTGCTAACAGGATTATTGTGTCAATCATTGAAAACAAATGTCTCTAATGCTTTTACACTCCACTGATTTTACCCTGCAATTCCCAGATTCAAATGTTATAAATATAATCTTATTTGCAGCCATTGCTGCCTAAGAGAGGTATGTAAATCACCCCATGAGCCTGCACCAGTGTGAGGGAGTGACTGAAGCTGTCACTGCTCTAATTTCTAACAGCCTCCCTTCCATCAAGGCATATCTAAGTTTCCACTCATATTCTTAGCTGCTGGGTTTTTAATGGATACAATTCCATAAAAGTAGCTAATTATGATGAACAAGTACTTAGAAACGCTAACACAGAACTCAAACTTCCATGAAAGTGTTTGTAATTGTGATGAAGTAGCTTGTCCAAGAAGCATGGGAGATTCTGTCCTTCCAAGATAACCTAATCACAATGCACCAGCGTGCCAGAAAGCTGAACAAGTCCCCAGAGAACTTCCGAAGATTTGATTTGGTTCCTTTCATTAAGCACTATGTTCAGCAGACCAGATGCAATTTCAATTAGAGAAGGTAACAGTCAAACCATGTTCAATTTCCTCTGTACGGAGCTTTTGAGACTCTAAGAGTTCACATTACCATGTGGTTTTAAATCCCATTGTGATTGGTATCTCTCAAAACAGAAAATCTTacttcaaaattaaaaaatactcttTCCAGACCCATTGCACATAAACAGCAAAGAACAGTGATTGTTGTGACAGACAATGTTATTACCATCTCCATCCCATTTGAGAATGACTCTTTGAGAAGTACTGGCAGTACTTACAATAAAAAACAATTTTAGACCTCATCTTTATAAGGAAGATCACCTTGAAAATTACTTCTTACACAGCAAAGACTTTCAGATTTACTTCACTATCAAGAAACAATTTCTGTCCTGTAATCCAAAGAAATTTAAACCAGAATGAAGAGCATTAACCAAACACCTTTCAGAATCCAGGTAAGAACAGAACAAGCCTAAAAATCCAGCCAAAAGGAAAGAATATTCATTCTTTCCATCTTAAAAGAGACCAAAACAAAGGACCAAGAGTCTGAACCCAGCTACTTTAGTTCACtgattctgtttaaaaaaaaaaagtaacaaactGTTTTAATGCTGCAGCTTTATTTAAAAGAAAGTGACTTTAGAATTTCTGGTAACATATTTTTTTATACAAAATTGATACAATGAAAAATAAACTTCAACAGTGTTCTAGAGCAGATCACAGGCTGTAAACTCATAGTCAAATGTACTATATTGGAAAAAGTAATTTTGTTCAAAGCTTATTTGCAGACCAGCACCAAGTGATCCCAAAAGTTTTACTCAACATGCCAAGAAACCTTCAAACTCACACTTGCTAAGTAAGGAGTTGCTCAATCTCACTTGTCTTCCAATTTACAGTAACGGTTGTGATTAACTGTATGCAAGAAACACATTGAAATTTCCTACAATACCTTCAGTGAGTAAAGTTCAACATTTGCACACCTTTGAAAGTTTATAAGGAGTCATGGACAATAAGGTATTTGCACAAAACTTTAGTGATTGCCATTTACATGGAACTCAGAAGTCCATTAAGAAATTTCAAAGCCCTGTAACAGTTCTTTTTAAACTATTTCATTTCAGCAGGTCAATTTCCTTGATCTTGGGATCACATTTTTTAAACCTTCATCTGCAGTACATCAAAATTCCAACATATGAACAAGCAGTATGAATAGGAGccagcaggaaaagagaaaaaccaaaacataacatGTTACACAATCCTGAAATCCTTTTACCATTCTTAGCACATGCTCAGGAGAAAGCAAAACTCCTCCCAAAActcttttatttctatttttaagtTGTCTGAAATCAAGTTTCTCAAACAGAAAACCTGTATTGGGAAGAAACTTTCTCATTATAAACCCAGTTCCTCAAACATCCTATTTTGGGGGTAACTTGGCTTCATGCAACCCTTACAGGCACAGGGACAATACTGCCCTCAAATATTAAAGCTGTGGAGATCTAATACTCAAACTGTGAAGCAATAGTACTGCATGTCTTGTATTTGCTCTTCTCTgtcatgcaatcacaactgtaaTTTGTAGAAGACAGCAGAGGTCTGTTTCctctctctgctcagctgcttctCACTTCTGGATTCCTGAACTCAATCTAATCTGTTTTATTACGGCTGCTCATGTAAACCTTCTAGGAACAACATCAATGGAAAAGGATGCTAATCCAGTAATGCCAGAAAATCTGCAACTTAAAAGTCTTCTCTAGAAATTGAAAAAAATCCTAATAAATTCCACTTCTTTTTCAGGCTCTTTGCCTTTTGCTTTCCTCTGTGAAACACCCGCCAATCATCCTTTATCACTGCTCTCCACTCTGTGATCCCAACGTAAACAAAACCCAGTAGAAAAATCAAGTTTTGCCAGAGAACTAAAAAAGCACCATAACATTACATCTTTGCTCCTTTCAGTAAGTTATAGCAGCATTTGAGACCAAAGCCTCAGCATTCTAATGCTTAAAGCCTTGCTTCCAGGTCCTCTGCAACGCTTTGGATCCTGGTATTAAAACAAAGAGGTATTGAACATAGGATGTGCCCACAGGAACGTGGATAGGAGTTTCTGTGAACTGTGTGTAACAGACCTGCTCTGTGCCTGGGGACATTTACTATGCAGATTTGGTTCTCTGGTGAGGCTGAGGAGTCACTGGCACTGAAGAGTTTTGCCATAGCCACCTCTTCCAGCATCATAGTCTTGCCGATACTCATCTCGGACCTAACGGAGGAGGGGAAAGGGAAGTCCAGAAAagacaagtaaaaacaatttctcaAAAACTGTTGCAGCATTAGAATACAGTCACACTGACATCACAACATGTAATTGGCTACATGGAGCTGTCTGACTAAACAGACGGTGAAGTGCACCGTGCAGAAGATCAGAACACATAAACCAACTTCCTCTTTCCTCATGTCTGGGGACTGTCTAATCACCACAGCCCAAGCAAGGATGGGCAGCCTTGTCCTTTGGCAGTACAAGCCACTGCCATCTGCTCCACTTGGGGCAAGCCAACTGCTGTCCTGTGTGTTCCTAACAGCCTCTTACATTTCCTGAGCTTACTTAAAAGCATTATCTCTCTAGGCATCCAAGAGCTGTTTCTGCAAGTACTTCTAGTGAAATTTAGGAAGGAGTTATTTCTTCCTAGTGGATTATACTGCCATTGATCAGATATCTTCCAGTGTTATCTCTAACAATGACTCCTAAGCTGctatttctgaaatttttctgTGTTCATTCAAAATCAAGAAGTTTGGCAAAGTAACCATTCCCTTAAGAGCCCAGGCTGTACAGCAACCTACCTGCCCCCCTGATCGTCCACGGCCATACTGCCTGCCCTCCTTAAACCCTGCATCCCAGTCTGTCCTGATGATCCTGTCATCCAGCCTGGTCCCGTTGATGTAGCGCATCGCGttttcagcatctcctctggcaTAATATCTTGGGAATATGTTAATGAAAGAGATAAACTTCTATTTTCACCACGGGGGAAAACGAACACTATCAAATGGGCTACAAAACCAAGTCTTTGCTTGAACCACTTTTATGAAGCTACACCATCTAAGAAAACTGTAGTGAAAGGTTGAAACATGCAACAATTCAAGCATTAAAAAGTTTGTCAATCATGCCGACATTTAACAGAACCAAGCTCTATTGGTAAAGAGTGGGAAGCCCCAGACATGCTCTGTTCATATTGCAAACTTTCACCAGCCTGGTGAGTTCACTGGAAGCAGTAGCAAAATGATCTTCAGAAACGTGCACATAATGAAGTCATACAACAGGGATGAAAGATACAAACGGAAACTTTACACATGTGTTTGTATGAAAAGAAATTCCTTTTTACCTCGGCACTGAGAATATGAATTTCCTACAGAGGTCAACTACCCAAGAGGTGTCTGGGTTAAAGTATCAAAGTGAAAGCAATCTGCTAACCCCACTCGACACGCAGTGTATGCTCGAATACAGAATCACGGTTAGAAAAGGCCTGTAAGACCATCACGTCCAATCGTGAGCCCAGCATTGCTCTCTCTCACCAGGGTCTCCCACAGCCGCTTTAGCAAATGATTAATTTTATCCTCCGAGAACTCCCCCGTAACTCATGGCCTGCAGTGCAGAGCAGTTCACCCACACCCTGACGGCTCCTGCCGCGCTATACAAGGATACTCCACGAAGCAGAAGCCGCAGGCGGTTTTCTTCACTTTGTCCAGCCCCATGATGACCTTCTTAATGTCGCCGCTTTTGCCGAAGAGCTCGTGGATCTGCTCCTCCGTGGTGTAGAAGGAGAGGTTCCCCACGTACAGTGTGCAGCTCTTCCTCAGCAGCCGCTCCTGGTCGTACCGCGTCCCCTGGGCCGCAAGGACACAGCGTTACCTCCCGGCCCGGCCGGACGGGACCGCGCGGCGCCCGCCCCCGGCCGCGGCTCACCCGGAAATGCTGGTCCCGGTACTGGCTGAGTTCGGCGTAGGAGTCGCTGCGTAGGATGCTCAGGGTGCCGCCGGAGCTCATGGCGGCACCGCTCGAGGcgaggccaggccaggccaggccagcccAACCCCGCACGGCTCAGCCCTGCCGTGTCCAGCACAGGCCCACCCGACCCGCCTTggccgctccccgccgccttACCGCGCGCGCGCGGCCGCCGGGCACGCAGCCAATGGCGAGGCGGTGCGCGGCTCTCGcgagcgcggcggggcggggcgtgcGCCACCTCTCGCGAGAGCCGCGGAGCGCCCAGCGGGCGGGAGCGCTCGGGCGCGGGATCTCGCGAGAGCGGCGGCCATGGCGCTGCtgcgggcgctgctgctgctgctctccagcccgcGGTTCGTGGAGCGGCTCTCGGAGTCGCGGCCCATCCGCGCCGCCGCCCGGGTCACCGCCAGCGCCCTCACCCGCGGCCAGCGCGACCTGGCCCCGCGCCTGCTTCGCCTGCGCGACGCCTTCCTCGCCGAGCTCAAGGACGGCGCCCGCGCGCGGGGGTGGCCGTGGCcgcgcgggccgggccgcggcggCCGCCCCGGGTCAGCGCCGTGATCGCCGCTGGGAGCGGGAGGCAGCTGCGGACAGCGCCGGGAGGAGACGGGAACCGCCGCCGCTTCCCTGCGCCGAGCGCACGGAGCGCGCTGCAACCGGCGGGTGAAGGGCCCCGGGAGCAGGTGACAGCGGGGCCCCGCGGCCGCTGCGGAGCCCGGCGGTGGCCGGGCTGTGGATGGCGAGCTGCGGACTGGACGGTGCGTTCCTCATCGCGCGGCCTGGAGCGACTCCTCGGGAGAGCATAAACACGGGAAGCTGCTCCGCATCGGTTTCATGGATTTCCATTTCAAAGACAGTATACGCGTCCCACGGTTCTCAGGAACAAGCAGACTCACTTTCTAATCAACCACAATGCTGTGAAGATTGTCACTTTAAGCGCTTGATGAGAAACTTGAAATAAAATAACAATTCTCACGGGAGTACCTGTAACAATGTCTGTGTATACAGGAGCAATACTCTATATTTGATACAGTTTTGTTACAAAAGGGTTTTCAGTGATAATGACAGACAGGATAACAGACATCTTACAGGAAAGTAAAAGATTCAGTAGCTATCCTAAAAGCACACCTCAGGTCTAttgcagcaggaagggtttgcAAAGGGAAAAATGACCAATAGAGGCACCCTGCATATAAATGGCAATACAGCTATATATGGACAATGATACATCCATCACGTACAATGCCTAGGGCAGGTTTGCTTAAGATACTGTATCTGGTGATGTCTCTGACACTACAGCAGTTAACCTTCCTTCAGAGCATGTCTCACTGTTTGATTCAGCTGAGTAGAGGCTCAGTTAACTGGGGAGGGCCATTTCCACTCCTTGTATTATCACAGGTGAGAAGAACCTTGTACTTTGTCCAAGATACAGTTTTCTGCCTTGCTAGTAAAGTTAAACCTCCAGCACGGATGGAGAACCT from Melospiza melodia melodia isolate bMelMel2 chromosome 12, bMelMel2.pri, whole genome shotgun sequence includes:
- the NCBP2 gene encoding nuclear cap-binding protein subunit 2 — its product is MSSGGTLSILRSDSYAELSQYRDQHFRGTRYDQERLLRKSCTLYVGNLSFYTTEEQIHELFGKSGDIKKVIMGLDKVKKTACGFCFVEYYARGDAENAMRYINGTRLDDRIIRTDWDAGFKEGRQYGRGRSGGQVRDEYRQDYDAGRGGYGKTLQCQ